A region of Jonquetella anthropi DSM 22815 DNA encodes the following proteins:
- the rplD gene encoding 50S ribosomal protein L4, whose protein sequence is MPVIKILNFAGEVVGDLELSDAVFGVPFHSSAIHQVVVAQQANARQGTACAKDRGEVRGGGRKPWRQKHTGRARAGSIRSPLWAGGGVVHGPKPRDYFLKVNKKVRALAMRSALSVRAGESRLFAVEGFSLEAPSTKKMLSFLAAVGARKPLIVLDSRNENVIRSAANIQGVKVLHMDSINVLDLVRHDGLVATTAVLKRLEEVYAR, encoded by the coding sequence ATGCCCGTTATCAAAATACTGAATTTTGCAGGAGAGGTTGTCGGCGACTTGGAGCTGAGCGACGCCGTGTTCGGCGTTCCATTCCATTCCAGCGCCATTCATCAGGTCGTCGTCGCCCAGCAGGCGAATGCCCGTCAGGGTACGGCCTGTGCGAAGGACCGCGGTGAGGTTCGCGGTGGTGGACGGAAGCCTTGGCGGCAGAAGCACACCGGCCGCGCCCGTGCGGGCAGCATTCGCTCGCCTCTGTGGGCCGGCGGCGGCGTCGTTCACGGCCCCAAACCGCGGGACTACTTCCTGAAGGTTAATAAAAAGGTTCGCGCGCTTGCGATGCGCAGCGCCCTGTCGGTCCGGGCCGGCGAGTCCCGCCTGTTCGCCGTGGAGGGTTTCTCGCTGGAAGCTCCTTCGACGAAGAAAATGCTGTCCTTCTTGGCGGCGGTTGGCGCCCGCAAGCCTCTGATCGTTCTGGACAGCCGCAATGAGAACGTCATCCGCTCGGCGGCGAACATTCAAGGCGTCAAGGTTCTTCATATGGACAGCATCAACGTGCTTGATCTGGTACGTCACGACGGTTTGGTAGCGACCACCGCCGTTTTAAAGCGGTTGGAGGAGGTATACGCGCGATGA
- the rplC gene encoding 50S ribosomal protein L3: protein MIGILGQKVGMTRVYSEEGRAIPVTVIAAGPCPVVDLRTPEKNGYSAVLLGFSERKPQRVSKPLAGTFKRAGVTPCRWLREFRVADSGKWEIGGTVNVSLFQAGEAVDVTGTSKGKGTAGVIKRYGFGGAPASHGVSKTHRKPNSSGASSYPSRVFKGKRMPGRMGNERVTVKNLTVVAIDVENNLLLVKGAVPGAKNGLVLVHKQG from the coding sequence ATGATTGGTATTCTTGGACAGAAAGTCGGAATGACAAGGGTTTACAGCGAGGAAGGCCGCGCCATCCCCGTGACGGTCATCGCCGCCGGGCCTTGCCCGGTCGTCGACCTGAGAACGCCGGAGAAAAACGGCTACAGCGCAGTGCTTCTCGGTTTCAGCGAGCGTAAGCCTCAGCGGGTAAGCAAGCCGCTGGCAGGGACGTTCAAGCGGGCTGGCGTCACCCCGTGCCGCTGGCTGAGGGAGTTCCGCGTGGCTGATTCCGGAAAATGGGAAATCGGCGGCACGGTGAACGTCTCCCTGTTCCAGGCCGGTGAAGCGGTTGACGTCACTGGAACCAGCAAAGGTAAGGGAACCGCCGGCGTCATCAAGCGTTACGGTTTCGGCGGCGCGCCGGCCAGTCACGGCGTTTCTAAAACGCACCGCAAGCCGAACTCCAGCGGCGCCAGTTCCTATCCCAGCCGCGTCTTCAAGGGTAAGAGAATGCCCGGCCGCATGGGGAACGAACGAGTGACCGTCAAAAACCTGACCGTCGTCGCCATTGACGTGGAGAATAATCTCCTGCTCGTCAAAGGTGCCGTGCCTGGCGCCAAAAACGGCCTCGTCCTGGTTCATAAACAGGGCTAA
- the rpsJ gene encoding 30S ribosomal protein S10, with product MSTKNIRIRLKAFDHRVIDASAAQIADAAVRSGAKVAGPIPLPTNVKKFCVLRSPHADKDAREHFEMRTHKRLIDIMDPTQKTMEALMQLNLPSGVDIQIKL from the coding sequence GTGTCGACGAAAAACATTCGCATTCGGCTGAAAGCTTTCGATCATCGGGTTATCGACGCTTCAGCCGCGCAGATCGCGGACGCGGCGGTTCGGAGCGGGGCAAAAGTTGCGGGCCCCATTCCGCTGCCCACGAACGTGAAAAAATTCTGCGTGTTACGTTCTCCCCACGCCGACAAGGACGCTCGGGAGCACTTTGAAATGAGAACTCATAAGCGGTTAATCGACATCATGGATCCAACGCAGAAGACGATGGAGGCCTTGATGCAGCTCAATCTTCCGTCGGGAGTCGACATTCAGATCAAGCTCTGA